The Candidatus Poribacteria bacterium nucleotide sequence CCAGTGATTGGCACCCAACACGTAAGCGGATTCACGGATGGGCGTCGCAACAGATCGAAGTGCCTCTTGGGTTGTTTTAATGGCTATTGGCATTACCATCAAAATGAAGATAAAAGTCTCTGCGTAAAACACCATAGTGTTACGCTGAAAGGAGGCGGCTTCCAATCCGGATTGATTCGCATTCTGGACAGACAGAGGTGCTCCAATTTCCCTGAAAACGCCAGCGTAATTAAAGAGGATCGCGATTGCTAATAGTCCGTACAGGAGTGAAGGAATTTCAGTCAAAAAAGCGACATGGTTTTCCATGAAACGCCGAACCCAACTTGTTGCTGAAAGCCATTCTTGTAAATAAAAAGCACAGGCTATCCCGAACAAAATTGCCAAAAGGCTGATAAATAGAATTAGATTGAGATCGCTAAGTAGGCTGGGCAGTGTACCGGATATACGAGATACTGATGACACTTGAATGTTCGCGGCGCCTATTTTTTTAAGGTCATTCCAGAGGAAAATGAACACTGCGCCTACTATAATGAAGGCGATACCCTGCAAAGCGATTTTTTTTCTCAGTTCTGAACGAATCATTGAGGAATTCATAGTATTGACTATCAGTGATTAGGTCGCTGCGCTTTCAGGTGTCAGTAACTTGTTGTAGTGGACAGACGTTTCTAGCTGCCACAATGATCTGTAGGCTGATGACTGACGGCTGACGCTATCCTTATCCGTACCGCATTTGCACGTAATCCATAGTCTTAGGGTGTTCAGGGGTTTCAAAGAGTGCTTGCGTTTCTCTGTGCTCAATAAGTTCTCCGAGAAGCATAAAGATACACTCTTTGCTGACTCGGCGCGCTTGTGCCATGTTGTGCGTCACAATGAGGAATGTATATGTTCCGGCGAGGGCTTCCATTAATTCTTCAACAGCAAGTGTGCCTTCTGCATCTAACGCAGAGCACGGTTCATCCATCAGAATGATTTTCGGTTTCAGCGGCAGCAGCCGCGCGATACAAAGTTTTTGCTGCTGTT carries:
- a CDS encoding ABC transporter permease subunit — encoded protein: MNSSMIRSELRKKIALQGIAFIIVGAVFIFLWNDLKKIGAANIQVSSVSRISGTLPSLLSDLNLILFISLLAILFGIACAFYLQEWLSATSWVRRFMENHVAFLTEIPSLLYGLLAIAILFNYAGVFREIGAPLSVQNANQSGLEAASFQRNTMVFYAETFIFILMVMPIAIKTTQEALRSVATPIRESAYVLGANHWQVLAKQVVPLAFPRVLAGGCRAMSRALAAAALLIGIHIPGNTTGSRGIPDRFMLFLVGALLLSTISSFLKESGLETPPTATARHD